One part of the Sardina pilchardus chromosome 5, fSarPil1.1, whole genome shotgun sequence genome encodes these proteins:
- the cryba1b gene encoding crystallin, beta A1b, which translates to MALTNPMNPMPMGPWKITVYDQQHFQGRRMEFTSCCQNIMECGMDNIRSLKVECGAWVGYEHSSYCGQQFILERGDYPCWEAYSGSNAYHIERMMSFRPIYSASHKECRMVVHDCPNFMGKQWEMCDDYPSLQAMGWGMSEVGSMNVQSGAWVCYQYPGYRGHQYIMECDCHGGEYKHYREFGSHAQTFQIQSIRRVQQ; encoded by the exons ATGGCTCTGACAAATCCCATGAACCCCATGCCCATGGGCCCTTGGAAG ATTACCGTGTACGACCAGCAGCACTTCCAGGGAAGGCGCATGGAGTTCACTTCCTGTTGCCAGAACATCATGGAGTGCGGCATGGATAACATCCGTTCTCTGAAGGTGGAGTGTGGCGC CTGGGTGGGTTATGAGCACTCCAGCTACTGCGGCCAGCAGTTCATCCTGGAGAGAGGAGACTACCCCTGCTGGGAGGCCTACAGCGGCAGCAACGCCTATCACATCGAGAGGATGATGTCCTTCCGCCCCATCTACTCCGCT AGTCACAAGGAGTGCCGCATGGTTGTGCACGACTGCCCCAACTTCATGGGCAAGCAGTGGGAGATGTGCGATGACTACCCCTCTCTTCAGGCCATGGGCTGGGGCATGAGCGAGGTCGGCTCTATGAATGTCCAGAGTGGAGC ctgggTGTGCTACCAGTATCCTGGTTACCGTGGACACCAATACATCATGGAGTGTGACTGCCATGGAGGAGAGTACAAGCACTACAGAGAGTTTGGCTCCCACGCTCAGACCTTCCAGATCCAGTCCATCCGTAGAGTCCAGCAGTGA